The genomic region tgaaagtgtccaacaacaagacggttactgagattaagcgagtagtatttagctggtcatgtgattctaaaatggcagcccccatgagggtgtcCCTGCCCCATGTaaaatgaaacagcttttattagatgactagagtcctcatctcatgtgagtggtcatgattttatacatattttttcaaaattacaattaatttctttaggagtaaaacttgttttatggggaaaaaattactgagtgcaccaaaAATTGCTGATAATCAGGTTATAAGCACATGCTttttaccctgttcctcacacaatgctatctcaaatcaaattaaatccctttattgtcactcaaccatatacacaagtgcaacagtgggtgaaagcctTGGGTGCAGTTcaaagcaacatagcagtattacaattacaataaacatctgatttaaacataacacagtttacacatcttgttacacaacacaatatacaatatacacctaataatatacaatatttacatAACCTGCTACATTTACAATCTTGTTCAGGCATAATCCAATTGCAAAGTAGCTCtgctgatagagcattgcacttgcaatgaaAATGACCAGGGTACGAGTACTGATGTGGCAATTCAACATAAGTATCATAAGCAACACAAactgacatggttgcttcagagaTTTTCATGTCACATATACagtgctttttatgacactattggttaggtttaggtttaaggtttagggtaggaaggtaggttttgtcaatttaaaacttgatacagcattaatgttaacatttttagtaacactttacaataaggttccatttgttagcattagtagactaaacaacattagttaacatgaactaacaatgaacagtacttttaaagcatttattaatcttggttaatgttaatttcaacacacacaaatacattttttaaatcaaaagttgtattaagccatatttacactttttttttttttttttttttttttttttaatgcttttactGATTGGATTCATATCCGATTGAATAAACACATTCCATTTatacttggccacatcaatgtgtctccgtCAAACGATAAATCCGATCTTCAGTTTACACGctgtatgcaaataaaacagttcACTTTGGTGATTATGCTAATTCTGGGTAGCAAATATAAAAGATGTGatatattatttgattccaattgACTATTCCACACGCAAGGGTATCTGTGTATGCTGTGTATATTTCCCCCAGGGGCTCCTTGTAGGTAAGATGTGTCCATGTGCGTCAGCTGTGCTCAGTGTTTACTTACAGTTTTGTCAGCAATCtgcatcaaattaaaaacaaaaataaaggaatacatttttttaaataacttttttttctgtctctcctACTACGTGcatccattttttaaatgtatgtattgtgTGATGCAAGCCATATGCAAATACTAGGTAACAGCTGTTATATTTCACATTTTCCCTGTGCTGATGTAGCGCTGTTTGGGCGGAGTAAAATTTGCATATGTGGCTTGAACATCcatgatgcatttacacttggtcttttccggatagcaatccgatcagcaataatgcatgaagtgaccaaatGCAAATACCCCCttagttaacatttgttaatgtactatgaactaacaataaacaattgtatttttattaactaacattaacaaagactaatacatgctgtaaaaaaaatatatgtattgttcattgtttgttcatgatacctaatgcattatataatgttaatgaatggaaccttattgtaaagtgttaccaaaattgtaTCTATTTTGGGAGAACTTTTAACTCGcctttagcgccacacagtggacatttatcCCTGGAAATGCCTCCATATGTGTAATAAACCAAGTAATgtaattttgcagaaatgtcaccacagttacgtaattttcatgagatcagacaaCAGATATACTCAAATTATACGCATTCAAAATTGACAGaatttctcttctgggaaaacggaccaaaaatattgatcacTCGTGTTGCACTACATAAATTTGTGTCCAACCAAATGCTCTTAAGAATCAGAATGTCCCTCCCCATTAATGAGCAAATAATGGtttatggctgtgatgtaactaaagcctattggttaTTTAAAACAAATGACGAGCCCTTTGACATGTCTTGCCCAAAACTCCTGTTTCAACAGGAATACaccaaaatagaaaagaaaactgtgctcatcaatCAACTTCATGGGGTCTATAAAGGCAAAAAATGTGATATACTTGAAATTAACTCAATCTCTTTCCTTTTACAGGTTCTTACCACCTCAGCACATATGAGTCAGCAGAAATTGGATCAACAGTGGGTCGAATCAAAGCCTATGATGGTGACGAGGGTGAAAATGCTGAAATGAAATACAGAATTGTGGATGGAGATGGCAAAGAATACCTCGATATAATTACAGATGACATTACACAAGAGTGTGTTATTGTTGTTAGAAAGGTAAATCAATGTATTGACATTTATTATGCTTCACAGATAACATTGTGCAAATAcaacaattttccttgatcttcaTCCAGAAACTGGACTATGAAAGCAAGCGAGTGTACACTGTGAAAGTGGAGGTGACTAACACACACCAGGACCCCAACTTCTTTCATCTGGGCCCATTCTTAGACACAGCCATTGTCAAGGTCACAGCCAAAGATGTGGACGAGCAGCCTGTCTTCAGTAGACCTCAGTATGTCTTTGAGGTCAATGAGGACACACCGAAAGGAGCAGCAATTGGAACTATTACAGCCTGGGACCCCGATGCCACAGATTACCCAATCCAGTAAGGATTTGAATTATTCAATAGTTCAACAGTCCTgtggtgaattcactaaacagttgtgaaACTAATGTGCATGGCATTTCTGCGTCTTATTCACTGACCACCTGCAATTCATTTGAACCAGTTCCTAAATGCGCTGAATGTTTGCACCCTTTTATGATTTGTATAATTCCTTTAGTGTATTGGGTGCTAAAACAAAGTAGACATTGCAAATAAACGGCAGTATAAGCAGATGCAATTCAGTCTTAGCGAATTCCCAATTCTGAATTGTAATGGTCTATCATATCATGTAAATATAATATCTGAGTGTTCTATTTTTGTCGAATTTAATGACAgtacttattattttttattatttcttctcACACTTGCCCATAGATTTGCCATAGATCAGCACACAGACCCTGAGAGACTTTACCACATCGACCCCAAGAATGGAACCATTACAATTCTGAGGTCTCTTGACAGGGAGGTGTCAAAGTGGCACAACATCTCAGTCCTGGCCAGTGAGATGAGtaagtaaatacatttataaagaaACAGTTTTGCCCAGTAACACCTCACTTATTTTTAGAAATACAGCTACACTATAGCTATAGCCTTATAAGAATGAATATCCTATCTAGCTAATATTCTTTACATGATTCCTGTAGATAACCCTCAACAAAGAAGCCGAGTTCCTGTCTTGATAAAGGTTTTGGATGTGAATGACAATGCTCCAGAGTTTGCAATGCTTTATGAGACATTTGTATGTGAGAATGTGAAAGCTGGGcaggtatttattttatttttatatacatttgttttttactgCATGACCATGAAGGTTCTTTATTGGTCCATAAAAAATACAGATGATCTTTACCGCCCGAAATCCAAAACGTAGTAACTCCGCCAACACTGACACTgagaaacatttttaaagttttttttattagcattttatttctccagccaaatgtggattataaaatagtctctCTCTATTTTCTCTGAATCTTAGAAAGCCTGTTTGTCACAGGGCAGATCAAAGATATGTGTAATAATGTAATTTGGTCTAAGAGACCCGAATTTGGTCAttacaattttgacaaaatgtgtagttactgcattttgcctttgaatggcagtttatataaaattatatggcTTAGCACAGTAGGTACTGTAATACTCTTCATGAAAAACTATGTCTACCTTTCCAGCTTATACAGACAATCAGTGCCATCGACACTGATGAACCTCTTGTGGGTCACAAATTTGTATTCAGTTTGAGTTTCCTGAATACAAACTTCACCATCTTTGataatgaaggtgaataaatCTTCCCTTTGACATATAAATCTTGAAGCTTATGTAAAATTCGTGTGCTTAatcttgctctttttttttttttttttttggcactaggaaaaacaaatttatattttctgttgtttgAGTCAGCAGGAGATAGTAACTGCAGCTCTCACAGTTTGTGTGTTCTCTTAACGCCTTCCCCCCTAAAGATAACACTGCCAGAATTTTGACCAGAAGAAGTGGATTTAACAGGCGTGAAATGAGTGTCTACTATCTGCCAGTGGTTATCTCCGACAGCGACTACCCCATCCAGAGCAGTACCAGCACGTTGACCATTCGCGTGTGCAGCTGTGACGCCACTGGCAACATGCGTTCCTGCAGCGTTGATGCATTACTGCTTTCTGCTGGCCTCAGCACTGGGGCGCTTGTGGCAATACTACTCTGCGTCCTCATCCTACTTAGTAAGTTTAAGCCCATTATATGCTTGAACACAGCAACCATTTTCTTGATGATACCCCAGAATTGTTTCTATAACCCATGTCTCAATGGGgctcaatgtgaaaatgcttctatttttcaGCTTCTTTGTCCTTACAAATTATGTTATAATCATAACAGTTTGAATGATGATTTGAATTGAACTATAAACATGAATTCTACAATGTCTTAGTATTTTGTACATCCCCTTTTCCTTTGGTTTTTGTTAGTTGGTGCTACCCAAATCATAAAGAAATATTCGATGCTGCCAAGTCATTTTATGAGTGTCATATTGTTGACATATTGTCATATTGAAGACTAGAAGTAACTAATAAAACATTACCAAATGCTTAAATTAATTGATTGATTATAATTTATGGCTGCATTTAGAGTAGAAACAAAGCACggtcttatttttatttaaaaaaaattgtgtccaTGGAACATAATTGTTGTCAGAATGGCAACATGCACTTGAGGCGTCGATGTTGCAAAACCTTAGGATCTATGTAATTCCAACATGATTTAAAAATCGAGAAGCACATCTTGTGTTGTACAAAGCAGTTAACATGGTCATTGTCATTGTGTCCTAGAATGTTATGAATTTCTTATTGATTTTATTatcttattattttattctttattattattattatttatttattatccttAAGCTTTGTTCATTCCcagttttaaattacattttaaatcctaGACTTCCTATGTCTACTCAGGCTTTTGATCCCCACTTTATCAATTTACCAAAAAAGGCTTCTTCTTCCATCTTCTCGCTCTTTTTTAGTGATTGTGGTCCTGTTCTCGGCTCTAAAGAAGCAAAGGAGGA from Myxocyprinus asiaticus isolate MX2 ecotype Aquarium Trade chromosome 5, UBuf_Myxa_2, whole genome shotgun sequence harbors:
- the LOC127440457 gene encoding cadherin-10-like isoform X2, whose protein sequence is MMMTCSLKCSGGCFLKLRSDKDRGDGTARYVLSGEGAGTVFRIDEKSGDLHATQRLDREEKSSYTLQAQAFNKITGLPLEPATEFIVKIHDINDNEPKFTKAVYTASVPEMSDVGTFVIEVNATDADDATYGNSAKLVYSILQGQPYFSVEPETGIVRIALSNMDREVRKEYQVVIQAKDMAGQMGGLSGTTMVNITLTDVNDSPPRFAYSSYHLSTYESAEIGSTVGRIKAYDGDEGENAEMKYRIVDGDGKEYLDIITDDITQECVIVVRKKLDYESKRVYTVKVEVTNTHQDPNFFHLGPFLDTAIVKVTAKDVDEQPVFSRPQYVFEVNEDTPKGAAIGTITAWDPDATDYPIQFAIDQHTDPERLYHIDPKNGTITILRSLDREVSKWHNISVLASEMNNPQQRSRVPVLIKVLDVNDNAPEFAMLYETFVCENVKAGQLIQTISAIDTDEPLVGHKFVFSLSFLNTNFTIFDNEDNTARILTRRSGFNRREMSVYYLPVVISDSDYPIQSSTSTLTIRVCSCDATGNMRSCSVDALLLSAGLSTGALVAILLCVLILLMIVVLFSALKKQRRKEPLIISKEDVRDNVVSYNDEGGGEEDTQAFDIGTLRHPEVIESNKLRRDIIPEMLFPYHRPSPIKECTDVRDFIINRLQENDMDPFSPPYDSLATYAYEGNGSIAESLSSLESAVTEGDHEYDYLSNWGPQFKKLADMYIGKDTGVAN
- the LOC127440457 gene encoding cadherin-10-like isoform X3, whose protein sequence is MDREVRKEYQVVIQAKDMAGQMGGLSGTTMVNITLTDVNDSPPRFAYSSYHLSTYESAEIGSTVGRIKAYDGDEGENAEMKYRIVDGDGKEYLDIITDDITQECVIVVRKKLDYESKRVYTVKVEVTNTHQDPNFFHLGPFLDTAIVKVTAKDVDEQPVFSRPQYVFEVNEDTPKGAAIGTITAWDPDATDYPIQFAIDQHTDPERLYHIDPKNGTITILRSLDREVSKWHNISVLASEMNNPQQRSRVPVLIKVLDVNDNAPEFAMLYETFVCENVKAGQLIQTISAIDTDEPLVGHKFVFSLSFLNTNFTIFDNEDNTARILTRRSGFNRREMSVYYLPVVISDSDYPIQSSTSTLTIRVCSCDATGNMRSCSVDALLLSAGLSTGALVAILLCVLILLMIVVLFSALKKQRRKEPLIISKEDVRDNVVSYNDEGGGEEDTQAFDIGTLRHPEVIESNKLRRDIIPEMLFPYHRPSPIKECTDVRDFIINRLQENDMDPFSPPYDSLATYAYEGNGSIAESLSSLESAVTEGDHEYDYLSNWGPQFKKLADMYIGKDTGVAN